The window TGGTCTCCCGGCCGAGCTTCGCCGACGTGGTCTCGATCGACCTCGCCTCGGGCGACATCAACTGGCGCTTCCCCGTGTCGGGCTTCCGCGCCGACCACATGGCGGTCTCTCCCGACGGCACCCGGGTCGCCGTCTCGGCCTCCACCTCCAACACCGTGCACGTGCTGGACATCAACACGGGCAAGCAGGCGGGCTCGTTCGCCACGGGTGACAAACCGCACGAGAACATCTTCACCAGCGACGGCAAGCAGATCTGGAACATGGCGATCGGCGACGTCAACACCGCGACCGACGCCCCCTGGCTGGACTGGACGAAGGGCGACCGCAAGATCACGGTCGTCGACGCGACCACGTTCAAGCAGGTCAAGGTCATCGACATGCGGCAGCGGCTCGACGCGATCGGCCTCACCGACTACTCCGACGCGGTCCGCCCGGCCGCCTTCAGCCCGGACGAGTCGAAGCTGTACTTCCAGGTGTCGTTCTTCAACGGCTTCTTCGAGTACGACATCGCCACGGACCGGATCACCCGCACCAAGACGCTGCCGATGAACCCCGCGACCAGCACCGACCGCACCACCTGGGTCAACGACTCGCGCCACCACGGCATCTCGATGAAGCCCGACGGCACGAAGATCTGCGTCGCGGGCACGATGGACGACTACGCGACCGTCGTCGACCGCGCCACCCTCCAGGAGGGCCCGCTCGTCACCGCCTCCAAGCCCTACTGGGCGACCGTCAGCGGTGACGGCAAGTCCTGCGTGGTCTCCGAGAGCGGCGCCGACCAGGTCACCGCGATCGACTTCACCACCGGCAGGAAGACGGTGTCCGTACCGGTCGGCGACCACCCACAGCGTGTCCGGCTGGCCCACGTCCCGGCCAACTGGACGGGGACGACCGCCGACTGACCTGCTCCGCCCGGCTGCCCCGCGCCCCGAAGGGGCGCGGGGCTGTGACACCTTGCGGCTCCGCCGCGTGGGCGCGACCAGCCACAACGGACCCGCGGACGACACACCGGCCCCAGCGGAGCCGCTAGTTGAACTCCGAAGCCATCCAAGAGGTCAGCTCCGTCCGCGCCGCGCTCAACAGCGCAGCGGACGGGGCCGTCGCCCCATTGGCAACCAGGGCGTAGTGCAGCGTGCCCGAGTCGGCCGCGGTGAGCAGCAGCCGGCGACTACCCGTGCCACCCGGCTCGGCCGCCGTGGCGATCGGGGTGGTGCGGGTGTACGCCGGCGGACCGAACACCGTTCCGAGGTCGGAGACCACCGTGGTCGACGCGTTCGGGAAGGACGCCGGAAGGTGCAGTTCAGTCGGCTCGGCGCTGCCGTCGGAGCGCCAGACCTGCAGCGCGTACTGGCCGGAGCCCACGAGCTGCGCGACGTTCGGCAGGGAACTCGGCACCGGGTTCCACGTCAGCGTCGTGGAACCATCCCGTGAGCGGTCCTCGAAGGTGAACGCGAGCGAGCGGCCGGCGGTGGCGCTGGGGTAGACGCGGTCGAGCATCCGCGCGTCCTGGCGGAGGACGGCCTTGCCGGAGTCGTCGAGGCGTACCGCGGACAGGTCTTCGTCGTTCCAGGCGTCGCCCTCGGTCTGCACCTCGTTCGGGTTGTCGTTCATCAGCTCGTGGTGGCGGCCGTTGTAGATGTCCCACTGCCATTGGGAGCCGGACAGGACGGGACCCGAACTCGCAGGTTCGGCCCACCAGTTGGCGCCCTTCACCCGGGAGTCGAGGGCCTGGTACATCGCCTTGTAGACCGTCGGCGCCTTGTCGGAGACGGAGCCGGTGAGCGGGTGTCCGAACTCGCTGATGATCGCCGTCGTCCCGGTGGCCGTGGCCCGGTCGCGGACGGTGCCGAAGTCGCCGACGTACTGGCCGTCCTCGGCCTTGCCCCACATGAAGACGCCGGAGATGGCCTTCTGGTCGTAGAAGTGGGTGTTGAAGACGTAGCGCGACCCCAGCGTCGAGTCGAGCAGTCCGCCCTCCTGCCGCTGGAAGTCGAGGTTGGCGTTCCAGAAGAGGTTCGGCTCGACGAAGGCCGGCTTGGCCTGCCAGCCCGCCGCGTCCATGCGGGCGCGGAACTTGACGTAGAACGGCCACAGGACGTCCTTCTCCCACGCCCGGCTGGTCTGGCCCGAGTCGAGGGTGCCCGCGTGCGGCTCGTTCCACGGGTCGAAGCCGACGACTCCCGCGAACTGGGCCGCGGTGAGGTTCTGCTTCACGTACGTCATCGTCTTCTGGGCGGTGTCGAGGAAGGCGTCCTGGAGGCCGTACTCGTTGTGCCAGAAGTCGTAAGTGGCCTGTGTCACGGCCGCGTTGGAGGTGATGTTCTGGCCCCAGAACGGGCAGATGCCGCAGTACTCGTCGGGGTAGTCACCGAGGTCGACGGCCCACTTGGGGGCGCCGTCGCCGGTGTACCAGCTGTCCGAGTCGAACAGCCAGCGGGAGTAGAGGTCCTGGTGGAAGTCGGGGTACACGCGGATCCCGGCGTCCAGGAACGCTCGTATCTGGTCGGTCGCGGCGGCCAGGTAGGCCGGGTCCACCTGGCCGCGCGTGGGCTCCGCGTACGCCCAGGAGAGCAGGAAGCGGACCGAGTTGCCGCCGCCGAGCGCCCGCAGCGCGGTCGCGGACTTCCTGGCGTCCGCGACCGAGGCGAAGGGAAGGCCGTTGTTCTCCTTGAGTTTCGTCTCGCCGGAGACGTTGTAGCCGCGCAGCACGACCTCGCGGCCGAGGCCGTCGGTGAAGCGGCCGTTCTGGACCGTGAGGGTCGCGGCGGCGGCCGGGTCGAACCACAGATCGTCGGGGAGGGCTGAGGCGGGCTGAGCTCCGGTGGTCGTCAGGAGACCGGTCAGGAGTACGAGGAC is drawn from Streptomyces liliifuscus and contains these coding sequences:
- a CDS encoding cellulase family glycosylhydrolase, yielding MSKLRVHLLGVLVLLTGLLTTTGAQPASALPDDLWFDPAAAATLTVQNGRFTDGLGREVVLRGYNVSGETKLKENNGLPFASVADARKSATALRALGGGNSVRFLLSWAYAEPTRGQVDPAYLAAATDQIRAFLDAGIRVYPDFHQDLYSRWLFDSDSWYTGDGAPKWAVDLGDYPDEYCGICPFWGQNITSNAAVTQATYDFWHNEYGLQDAFLDTAQKTMTYVKQNLTAAQFAGVVGFDPWNEPHAGTLDSGQTSRAWEKDVLWPFYVKFRARMDAAGWQAKPAFVEPNLFWNANLDFQRQEGGLLDSTLGSRYVFNTHFYDQKAISGVFMWGKAEDGQYVGDFGTVRDRATATGTTAIISEFGHPLTGSVSDKAPTVYKAMYQALDSRVKGANWWAEPASSGPVLSGSQWQWDIYNGRHHELMNDNPNEVQTEGDAWNDEDLSAVRLDDSGKAVLRQDARMLDRVYPSATAGRSLAFTFEDRSRDGSTTLTWNPVPSSLPNVAQLVGSGQYALQVWRSDGSAEPTELHLPASFPNASTTVVSDLGTVFGPPAYTRTTPIATAAEPGGTGSRRLLLTAADSGTLHYALVANGATAPSAALLSAARTELTSWMASEFN
- a CDS encoding YncE family protein — translated: MSAFRARHAWSIAAALVLAVTAPATVSAAPNASADLREVMFVGNNWEGTADVIKSTGDFAKVGRINVIPDKDARMAEINADPIKWIAFMTIRNSVGEGHDQFVDDMYSTPDGRSMVVSRPSFADVVSIDLASGDINWRFPVSGFRADHMAVSPDGTRVAVSASTSNTVHVLDINTGKQAGSFATGDKPHENIFTSDGKQIWNMAIGDVNTATDAPWLDWTKGDRKITVVDATTFKQVKVIDMRQRLDAIGLTDYSDAVRPAAFSPDESKLYFQVSFFNGFFEYDIATDRITRTKTLPMNPATSTDRTTWVNDSRHHGISMKPDGTKICVAGTMDDYATVVDRATLQEGPLVTASKPYWATVSGDGKSCVVSESGADQVTAIDFTTGRKTVSVPVGDHPQRVRLAHVPANWTGTTAD